A window of Sphingobium herbicidovorans contains these coding sequences:
- a CDS encoding DUF3572 domain-containing protein translates to MRPEHPDGKQQAPANGEEAGTLALMALAWTLNDERRAERLLALTGLDADALRAGIGNPATLRAVLEFLADHEPDLIGCADALGIEPTALVAARWELGR, encoded by the coding sequence ATGCGTCCCGAACATCCCGATGGCAAGCAGCAAGCCCCGGCCAATGGTGAAGAAGCCGGCACGCTGGCGCTGATGGCGCTGGCCTGGACCCTGAATGACGAACGGCGGGCAGAGCGGCTGCTGGCGCTGACGGGCCTGGACGCCGACGCGCTGCGGGCGGGGATCGGTAACCCGGCGACGCTGAGAGCGGTACTCGAATTTCTCGCGGACCACGAGCCGGACCTGATCGGCTGCGCCGATGCGCTGGGCATCGAGCCCACGGCCCTGGTCGCTGCCAGGTGGGAGTTGGGCCGATGA
- a CDS encoding GNAT family N-acetyltransferase → MTECTARVVGGVADVPRDQWDACAGTRNPFMSWDFLAALERSGSVGPGTGWQPLPLLIDGADGRVAAAAPLYGKTHSHGEYVFDHGWADAWERAGGQYYPKIQLAAPFSPVPGPRLLLRDQALAPALIAGIETLVERNHLSSAHATFIEPDQAPLFEAAGWLIREDSQFHWVNRGYKDFDDFLATLSSAKRKNIRKERARAVEGLEIVHLTGSDLDETHWDAFWQFYQDTGARKWGRPYLTRSFFSMLGENMADRVLLMLANRQGRPIAGALNLIGADALYGRYWGCVEDVPNLHFELCYYQAIDAAIARGLSRVEAGAQGSHKLARGYGPEPTYSAHFLPNPSFRRAVADFLAAERTGVQRDRIWLSERAPFRKDG, encoded by the coding sequence GTGACTGAATGCACGGCGCGCGTCGTCGGGGGCGTAGCGGATGTCCCCCGCGACCAGTGGGATGCCTGTGCCGGGACCCGCAATCCCTTCATGAGCTGGGATTTTCTGGCCGCGCTGGAACGATCAGGCAGCGTCGGCCCCGGCACCGGATGGCAGCCCTTGCCGCTGCTGATCGACGGCGCCGATGGACGGGTTGCAGCCGCCGCGCCGCTCTATGGCAAAACGCATAGCCATGGCGAATATGTGTTCGACCATGGCTGGGCCGACGCATGGGAACGGGCGGGCGGGCAATACTACCCCAAGATTCAGCTCGCCGCGCCCTTTTCGCCCGTTCCCGGCCCCCGACTGTTGCTGCGCGATCAGGCGCTCGCCCCGGCGCTGATCGCGGGCATAGAGACGCTCGTGGAGCGAAACCATTTGTCGTCCGCCCACGCAACCTTCATCGAACCGGATCAGGCGCCGCTTTTCGAGGCGGCGGGCTGGCTGATTCGCGAAGACAGCCAGTTTCACTGGGTCAATCGCGGCTATAAGGATTTCGACGATTTCCTCGCGACATTATCCAGCGCCAAGCGGAAAAATATTCGCAAGGAGCGGGCGAGGGCTGTCGAGGGGCTGGAAATCGTTCATCTGACTGGCAGCGATCTCGATGAAACGCACTGGGACGCCTTCTGGCAATTTTATCAGGATACCGGGGCTCGCAAGTGGGGACGGCCCTATCTCACCCGATCCTTTTTTTCGATGCTGGGCGAAAACATGGCCGATCGCGTGCTGCTGATGCTGGCGAACAGGCAGGGCAGGCCGATCGCCGGAGCGCTGAACCTGATCGGCGCGGATGCCCTCTATGGCCGCTATTGGGGCTGCGTTGAGGATGTGCCCAATCTGCATTTCGAGCTATGCTATTATCAGGCGATCGACGCCGCCATCGCGCGCGGCCTGTCGCGGGTAGAGGCTGGCGCGCAGGGCAGTCACAAGCTGGCGCGCGGTTATGGGCCTGAACCCACCTATTCCGCGCATTTCCTACCCAATCCATCGTTCCGACGGGCGGTGGCGGATTTTCTGGCGGCAGAACGAACGGGCGTTCAGCGCGACCGCATCTGGCTTTCCGAACGCGCGCCCTTTCGCAAGGACGGCTGA
- a CDS encoding response regulator produces MAKRVLVVEDNELNLKLFCDLLRAHGHDVLPLRDGRDVVAQALEFRPDLVITDIHLPHVSGLDLIISLKRDPRLAPVPIMAVTAYAGKGDEDRIRGAGAQAYVSKPISVLRFIEQVNALL; encoded by the coding sequence GTGGCAAAGCGCGTGCTCGTTGTCGAGGACAACGAACTCAATCTCAAACTTTTTTGCGATCTGCTGCGCGCGCACGGCCATGATGTGTTGCCGCTGCGCGATGGCCGCGACGTCGTGGCGCAGGCGCTGGAGTTCCGTCCCGACCTTGTGATCACCGACATCCACCTGCCCCATGTCAGCGGCCTTGACCTCATCATATCGTTGAAGCGAGATCCCCGGCTGGCCCCGGTGCCCATCATGGCCGTCACCGCCTATGCCGGGAAAGGAGACGAAGACCGGATACGCGGCGCAGGGGCGCAAGCCTATGTATCGAAACCTATCTCCGTGCTTCGCTTTATCGAGCAGGTGAACGCCCTGCTATAG
- a CDS encoding multidrug effflux MFS transporter → MTNLPSPVAPAQTVNDIGFREFVVLSACLMAMNALSTDPMLPALPDIGRDLAIRVANDRQLIISIYFLGLGIGSLLFGILSDRFGRKPVLGSALALFIVSTIGCAAAQSFPMLLAGRFLAGFFAGASRVIAVGIIRDRFKGDAMAKVMSLILAVFMLIPVMAPSFGQVILWFAPWRWIFWILALQAALILLWMIVRMPETLRPENRLRMDASTIFRTMGAVITHRSAASYMLASGMMMSGLIGFILSVQQIFFDIFHEQTIFPIAFAVMAGSMGIGSLLNSRLVSRFGARRLSQGAVLSMILISFIHVAVIVTGKETIFTFMFFQSATMMAVAFTASNFGAISMEPFAKGAGAASSFQAFLTTAVSSALGSVVGRAFDGTTLPLALGMLMFGSAALLIVLFGERGKLFTRPRHDALRQAEFDTPH, encoded by the coding sequence ATGACCAACCTTCCTTCCCCGGTCGCCCCTGCACAAACGGTAAACGACATCGGCTTCCGCGAGTTCGTGGTGTTGAGCGCCTGCCTGATGGCCATGAATGCGTTGTCCACCGACCCCATGCTGCCTGCGCTGCCGGACATTGGCCGCGACCTGGCGATCAGGGTCGCCAATGACCGGCAGCTCATCATAAGCATCTATTTCCTGGGTCTGGGCATCGGTTCCCTGCTGTTCGGGATCCTTTCTGACCGCTTCGGGCGCAAGCCGGTGTTGGGCAGCGCCCTTGCTCTGTTCATTGTGTCCACCATCGGCTGCGCAGCGGCGCAAAGCTTTCCCATGCTGCTGGCCGGCCGTTTCCTGGCGGGCTTTTTTGCAGGAGCAAGCCGGGTGATCGCCGTCGGGATCATCCGCGATCGGTTCAAGGGCGATGCGATGGCCAAGGTCATGTCGCTGATCCTCGCCGTTTTCATGCTGATCCCGGTGATGGCGCCCAGCTTTGGCCAGGTCATATTATGGTTCGCGCCATGGCGATGGATCTTCTGGATCCTGGCACTTCAGGCGGCTTTGATCCTGCTGTGGATGATCGTGCGCATGCCGGAAACATTGCGGCCGGAGAACCGGTTGCGGATGGACGCTTCGACCATTTTCCGCACCATGGGCGCGGTGATCACCCATCGCAGTGCAGCGAGCTATATGCTTGCCAGCGGCATGATGATGAGCGGTCTGATCGGTTTCATCCTATCGGTGCAGCAGATTTTCTTCGACATTTTCCATGAACAGACCATCTTTCCGATCGCCTTCGCGGTGATGGCCGGCAGCATGGGCATCGGCAGTCTGCTGAACAGCCGACTGGTGTCGCGCTTTGGCGCGCGGCGGCTGAGCCAAGGCGCCGTTCTCTCGATGATCCTGATCAGCTTCATCCACGTGGCCGTGATCGTCACCGGGAAGGAAACGATATTCACCTTCATGTTCTTTCAGTCAGCAACGATGATGGCGGTGGCCTTCACAGCCTCCAACTTCGGCGCAATCTCGATGGAGCCCTTCGCCAAGGGTGCGGGCGCGGCCTCGTCCTTTCAGGCCTTTTTGACAACGGCGGTTTCCAGCGCATTGGGCAGCGTTGTGGGGCGCGCGTTCGACGGCACTACCCTGCCTTTGGCCCTGGGCATGCTGATGTTCGGCAGCGCGGCGTTACTGATCGTCCTATTCGGCGAAAGGGGTAAGCTGTTCACCCGCCCCCGGCATGACGCCCTGCGGCAAGCGGAATTTGATACGCCCCATTGA
- a CDS encoding TMEM165/GDT1 family protein has product MDALLTTLLGCFLAEIGDRNQLLVMALAARFGRDGAIIAGVLVAVVANAAIAAAAGAFLAPMLGADARLLFLALALLFLGLGLFWRVRQPDPLDQWPTGPFLTSALGLFILGFGDGSQFLILGIATRTADPVLAATGGAIGVMAALVPAVLLRDRLLKVLPVRAIRYGGGALTLILAVTLAVTALRLV; this is encoded by the coding sequence ATGGATGCATTGCTGACCACGTTGCTCGGATGCTTCCTGGCGGAAATAGGTGACAGGAATCAGCTGCTGGTCATGGCGCTTGCCGCCCGCTTTGGACGGGACGGCGCGATCATCGCGGGGGTGCTGGTGGCCGTCGTCGCGAACGCCGCCATTGCCGCAGCCGCTGGCGCCTTCCTTGCGCCGATGCTGGGCGCCGACGCCCGGCTGCTGTTCCTCGCCCTCGCCCTGCTTTTCCTTGGCCTTGGCCTGTTCTGGCGGGTGAGGCAGCCCGATCCGCTGGACCAATGGCCCACCGGCCCGTTTTTGACGAGTGCGCTGGGTCTATTCATCCTCGGTTTCGGCGACGGATCGCAATTCCTGATTCTGGGGATAGCTACGCGCACCGCTGATCCTGTCCTTGCCGCTACTGGGGGCGCGATAGGCGTGATGGCTGCGCTGGTTCCGGCCGTGCTGCTGCGGGATCGCCTGCTGAAAGTCCTGCCTGTTCGCGCCATTCGTTATGGCGGCGGTGCGCTGACCCTGATTTTGGCGGTTACGCTCGCCGTCACTGCGCTGCGGCTGGTCTGA
- a CDS encoding amino acid permease, translating to MIFGRIKPLDAILATAEKKSLARTLGPVQLTLLGVGAIIGTGIFVLTAAAAQKAGPGMMWSFMIAGAVCAFAALCYSEIASMVPVSGSAYTYTYAVVGELLAWMVGWALILEYAVAASAVSVGWSGYFMGLMKSLTGFELPQALAAGPAWSMNGFIPHADFSHGVINIPAIFVALAVTALLVLGTTESARVNAVLVAIKVAALTAFIALTLPVLDTGNFSPFAPNGWFGPEGTSGMGVVGAAASIFFAYVGFDAVSTAAEETKNPQRNVPIGLIGSLAICTIFYLLVAAGAIGAIGAQPVLGLDGSVVAPGSKGFADACATAAHAGDLVCSNEALAHVLRAINWTVVGNALGLAANLALPSVILMMMFGQTRIFFVMARDGLLPEKLASIHPRFKTPHIVTMVTGVFVAIAAALLPVGQLADISNSGTLFAFFMVSIAVLVLRVRDPHRARPFRTPMVWVIAPMAGLGCLFLFFNLPVDAQMVLPLWGGVGLLLYFLYGYHKSHVARGVVETHEQDPGIPPQPVPPMPGAHTPGGRDA from the coding sequence ATGATATTCGGGCGCATCAAGCCTTTGGACGCCATATTGGCCACGGCGGAGAAAAAATCGCTGGCCCGCACATTGGGGCCAGTTCAGCTGACTTTGCTGGGTGTCGGGGCGATCATAGGCACCGGCATTTTCGTATTGACCGCCGCCGCCGCGCAAAAGGCGGGTCCGGGTATGATGTGGAGCTTTATGATTGCGGGCGCAGTGTGCGCCTTTGCCGCGCTCTGCTATTCCGAAATTGCCTCGATGGTGCCGGTTTCCGGTTCTGCCTATACCTACACCTATGCGGTGGTCGGCGAACTGCTGGCATGGATGGTGGGCTGGGCGCTGATCCTGGAATATGCCGTCGCCGCCAGTGCGGTGTCGGTTGGGTGGTCCGGCTATTTCATGGGGCTGATGAAAAGCCTTACTGGATTTGAACTGCCACAGGCGTTGGCGGCCGGGCCGGCATGGTCCATGAACGGCTTTATCCCGCACGCCGATTTTTCACATGGCGTCATCAATATTCCCGCAATTTTCGTGGCGTTGGCGGTCACCGCTCTACTGGTCCTGGGCACGACGGAAAGCGCGCGGGTCAATGCCGTACTGGTCGCGATCAAGGTCGCCGCGCTTACCGCCTTTATCGCCCTGACACTACCCGTGCTCGACACCGGCAATTTCTCGCCCTTTGCGCCCAATGGCTGGTTCGGGCCGGAGGGCACGAGCGGGATGGGCGTGGTTGGCGCTGCTGCTTCGATCTTTTTTGCCTATGTCGGCTTCGATGCCGTGTCCACGGCGGCGGAAGAAACCAAGAACCCGCAGCGCAACGTGCCGATCGGCCTGATCGGCAGCCTTGCGATCTGCACCATTTTCTACCTGCTGGTCGCAGCCGGCGCTATTGGCGCGATCGGGGCGCAGCCAGTGCTCGGGCTGGACGGGTCGGTCGTCGCACCCGGATCAAAAGGCTTCGCCGATGCCTGCGCCACCGCAGCTCATGCGGGAGATCTGGTTTGCTCCAACGAAGCGCTGGCCCATGTTCTGCGTGCGATCAACTGGACGGTCGTGGGCAATGCTCTGGGTCTGGCCGCCAATCTGGCTCTGCCATCGGTCATCCTGATGATGATGTTCGGTCAGACCCGCATCTTCTTCGTGATGGCGCGCGACGGCCTGCTGCCGGAAAAGCTCGCCAGCATCCACCCCCGTTTCAAGACGCCGCACATCGTGACCATGGTAACGGGCGTGTTCGTGGCGATCGCTGCCGCGTTGCTCCCCGTCGGACAGTTGGCGGACATTTCCAATTCGGGCACGCTTTTCGCTTTCTTCATGGTGTCGATCGCGGTGCTGGTATTACGCGTGCGCGATCCCCATCGGGCCCGCCCCTTCCGCACCCCGATGGTTTGGGTTATTGCGCCGATGGCCGGCCTGGGCTGCCTGTTTCTGTTCTTCAACCTGCCCGTCGATGCGCAGATGGTGCTTCCGCTTTGGGGCGGGGTGGGGCTGCTGCTCTATTTCCTCTATGGCTATCACAAGAGCCATGTGGCGCGTGGCGTCGTTGAAACGCATGAACAGGATCCCGGCATTCCGCCCCAGCCCGTGCCGCCCATGCCCGGTGCGCACACGCCGGGTGGCCGCGACGCCTGA
- a CDS encoding PhoX family protein, producing MSHLTDEARAPFRAAEPKIDAGDNCLEAIVAANPGRRSVLKNGLFGLSMLPMLGALAACDDDDASASPTPSPSPTPTPTPAPSYAIAFAPVAANQNDTVTVPTGYTVDVLLKAGDSVEAGTAYSGSFPTPADAEKWAGGNHDGMEYFALSGTDANVGGLLAINHEYPDVNILFSGSYDAATATADQKALALSAVGISVVEVAKGSDGKWAVKAGSTFNKRYTGNSSYRAGGPAAGQLSGTIKGMLNNCASGRTPWDTYLTCEESTDNYLDPTQPEQNYGWVVEIDPYQELAAPTKRTAMGRFAHENAAYMADSDRRTAFYMGDDATPGCIYKFVPDRAYSASNRAANTELLDYGTLYVARFNADGTGEWRALVQGQNGLLPGASDPGNVSQSTTPPTPVIVDFNSQADVLINTKAAARVAGGTVMDRPEWLTVAPDNSAVYCTLTNNSGRQVADAANPRTRNLHGHIIKFKEQNDSPLATSFTWEIFLLAGDPSLASGGANLVGDINGDTFSSPDGIRIDPQGRLWVQTDHSVPGNSGVTGTTIDQAFGHNAMFYVDQTSKQSKRFLVGPLGCEVTGLAYTPDLKTFFVNIQHPTGNWPVAGEVARSSTVVITRTDDQPVGN from the coding sequence ATGTCTCACCTCACCGACGAGGCGCGCGCGCCATTTCGCGCTGCCGAGCCCAAGATCGACGCTGGCGACAATTGCCTGGAGGCTATCGTTGCCGCCAATCCCGGTCGCCGTTCCGTCCTGAAGAACGGCCTGTTTGGCCTTTCCATGCTGCCGATGCTCGGTGCGTTGGCTGCCTGTGACGATGATGACGCCTCTGCGTCGCCGACGCCCTCGCCCAGCCCCACGCCGACCCCGACGCCCGCGCCCAGCTATGCCATCGCCTTCGCCCCGGTCGCCGCGAACCAGAATGACACGGTCACCGTGCCCACTGGCTACACCGTCGATGTGCTGCTGAAGGCTGGTGATTCGGTCGAGGCGGGCACTGCCTATTCGGGCAGCTTCCCGACACCCGCAGACGCCGAAAAATGGGCCGGCGGCAATCATGACGGCATGGAATATTTTGCGCTGTCGGGCACGGACGCCAATGTCGGCGGCCTGCTGGCCATCAACCATGAATATCCGGACGTCAACATCCTGTTTTCGGGCAGCTATGATGCCGCGACCGCCACGGCGGATCAGAAGGCGCTGGCGCTTTCGGCGGTCGGTATTTCGGTCGTCGAAGTGGCCAAGGGTTCTGACGGGAAATGGGCGGTCAAGGCCGGATCGACCTTCAACAAGCGCTACACCGGCAACAGCAGCTATCGCGCGGGCGGCCCCGCCGCTGGCCAGTTGTCCGGCACCATCAAGGGCATGCTGAACAACTGCGCCTCGGGCCGCACGCCCTGGGACACCTACCTGACCTGTGAGGAATCGACCGACAATTACCTCGATCCGACGCAGCCTGAGCAAAATTACGGCTGGGTTGTCGAGATCGATCCCTATCAGGAATTGGCCGCGCCGACCAAGCGCACCGCCATGGGCCGATTCGCCCATGAAAATGCTGCGTACATGGCCGACAGCGACCGTCGTACGGCCTTTTACATGGGCGATGACGCTACGCCGGGCTGCATTTACAAATTCGTGCCCGATCGCGCCTACAGCGCATCAAACCGGGCGGCCAATACCGAGCTGCTCGATTATGGCACGCTCTACGTCGCGCGGTTCAACGCCGACGGCACGGGCGAATGGCGTGCGCTGGTGCAGGGTCAAAACGGCCTGCTTCCCGGCGCGTCCGACCCCGGCAATGTCAGCCAGAGCACGACGCCTCCCACGCCTGTCATAGTTGATTTCAACAGCCAGGCGGATGTGCTCATCAACACGAAAGCCGCTGCGCGCGTTGCGGGCGGCACCGTCATGGACCGCCCTGAATGGCTGACGGTCGCGCCGGACAACAGCGCGGTCTACTGCACGCTTACGAACAACAGCGGCCGTCAGGTCGCGGACGCCGCCAACCCGCGCACCCGCAATCTTCATGGCCACATCATCAAGTTCAAGGAACAGAATGATTCGCCCCTGGCGACCAGCTTCACCTGGGAGATTTTCCTGCTGGCGGGCGATCCCAGCCTCGCTTCGGGCGGCGCCAACCTGGTGGGCGACATCAATGGCGATACATTCTCCAGCCCCGACGGCATCCGTATCGATCCCCAGGGCCGCCTCTGGGTCCAGACCGACCACAGCGTGCCCGGTAATTCGGGCGTGACCGGGACCACCATCGACCAGGCCTTTGGCCACAATGCGATGTTCTATGTGGATCAGACCAGCAAGCAGTCCAAGCGCTTCCTGGTGGGTCCGTTGGGCTGCGAGGTCACCGGCCTTGCTTATACGCCCGACCTCAAAACCTTCTTCGTCAACATCCAGCATCCCACGGGCAACTGGCCTGTCGCGGGAGAAGTGGCGCGTTCATCGACCGTCGTGATTACGCGGACCGACGACCAGCCGGTCGGCAACTGA
- the rpmG gene encoding 50S ribosomal protein L33, whose product MAKPATVKIRLVSSADTGFFYVTKKNPRTKTEKLSFRKYDPVVRKHVEFKEAKIK is encoded by the coding sequence ATGGCCAAGCCAGCAACCGTCAAGATTCGCCTCGTCAGCTCGGCTGACACCGGCTTCTTCTATGTTACCAAGAAGAATCCGCGCACGAAGACCGAGAAGCTGAGCTTCCGCAAATATGACCCGGTCGTGCGCAAGCATGTCGAGTTCAAGGAAGCAAAGATCAAGTGA
- a CDS encoding transposase has translation MAAAKAERIGLSDEEWEIIGALLPPERGRGCRPAQDNRLYFEGDWLDRLAMATPAE, from the coding sequence TTGGCGGCGGCGAAAGCTGAGCGGATCGGGCTTTCGGATGAGGAATGGGAGATCATCGGCGCGCTGCTGCCGCCAGAGCGCGGTCGCGGCTGCCGTCCGGCGCAGGATAACCGGCTGTATTTCGAGGGGGATTGGCTGGACAGGCTCGCAATGGCGACACCTGCCGAATGA
- a CDS encoding glycerophosphodiester phosphodiesterase family protein, with translation MAAFRAAAAQGYGIECDVRPSRDGVAMVFHDAGLLRMTGADGQLSDFSAEMLDRIQLNDGSYIPRLDALLRLCGSSLPLLIELKVIGRRVGPLCAAVARDLARHPTALAAVMSFNPVAMRWFARRMPQTLRGLVVTEQGAQGWRGAARRGLALWVAKPDFVACDIRDLPSPLANQARKQGMAVLTWTVRTKDDRATAAAHADQIIFEVPRD, from the coding sequence ATGGCCGCCTTTCGCGCCGCCGCCGCGCAAGGCTATGGTATCGAATGTGACGTTCGGCCCAGCCGGGACGGCGTAGCGATGGTCTTTCATGACGCGGGCCTGCTGCGGATGACCGGCGCTGACGGGCAGCTTTCTGATTTTTCGGCGGAAATGCTGGACCGGATACAGCTGAACGACGGCAGTTACATTCCCCGGCTGGATGCGTTGCTGCGATTGTGCGGATCAAGCCTACCGCTGCTGATTGAACTCAAGGTGATTGGTCGCCGCGTTGGACCGCTCTGCGCCGCCGTCGCCCGTGATCTGGCGCGCCATCCCACAGCCTTGGCGGCGGTCATGTCCTTCAACCCCGTCGCCATGCGCTGGTTCGCACGGCGCATGCCCCAAACCTTGCGAGGATTGGTCGTGACGGAACAGGGCGCACAGGGGTGGCGCGGCGCCGCTCGCCGTGGCCTTGCACTTTGGGTGGCGAAACCCGATTTTGTCGCTTGTGACATTCGCGACCTTCCTTCTCCCTTGGCAAACCAGGCTCGCAAACAAGGAATGGCCGTGCTGACATGGACCGTCCGTACGAAAGATGACCGGGCCACTGCGGCGGCGCACGCCGATCAAATCATATTCGAGGTTCCGCGTGACTGA
- a CDS encoding oxidoreductase has product MGFTTDDMPDQRGCTMLVTGANTGIGFEAAKALAGKGARVLLGCRDADRGKAAMAQIATAVPDADLDLVLLDQADLASVRAAADRIADEPRLDVLLNNAGVMIPPLSRTAQKFELQFGVNHLGTFALTALLLPKLAETAGARVVVTSSLAHRRGEILWSDWNAEQNYSPNRYYSQSKLANLMFALELDRRLRAVSSPVSAIACHPGVALTELMRHLPKWTQPLMPLVRPLFNPVAAAAWPALQAATDRAAQGGEYFGPQGRWEMRGQSGPAFVQDHTRDVQAARRLWDLSIQATGIDPGLPAS; this is encoded by the coding sequence ATGGGGTTCACGACAGACGACATGCCTGATCAGCGCGGATGCACGATGTTGGTGACAGGCGCCAACACGGGCATTGGCTTTGAAGCGGCCAAGGCGCTGGCGGGTAAAGGCGCGCGGGTTTTGCTCGGCTGTCGCGATGCCGATCGGGGCAAGGCCGCTATGGCACAGATCGCAACCGCCGTTCCCGATGCCGATCTTGATCTCGTCCTGTTGGATCAGGCCGACCTTGCAAGCGTCCGCGCCGCTGCCGACAGGATTGCCGATGAGCCGCGGCTGGATGTGTTGTTGAACAATGCTGGCGTGATGATCCCCCCATTGTCGCGGACAGCGCAGAAATTCGAACTGCAGTTCGGCGTCAATCATCTTGGCACCTTTGCGCTGACTGCCTTGCTGCTACCCAAACTCGCCGAAACGGCGGGCGCGCGTGTCGTGGTCACATCCAGCCTGGCGCACCGCCGCGGTGAAATATTGTGGAGCGACTGGAACGCCGAACAGAACTACAGTCCGAACCGCTATTACAGCCAGAGCAAACTGGCCAACCTGATGTTCGCCCTGGAACTGGATCGCCGGTTGCGTGCGGTTAGCTCGCCGGTGAGCGCGATTGCATGTCATCCCGGCGTCGCGCTGACTGAGCTGATGCGCCATCTTCCCAAATGGACGCAGCCGTTGATGCCGCTGGTACGCCCGTTGTTTAACCCGGTAGCGGCTGCCGCCTGGCCCGCGCTACAGGCAGCCACCGATCGAGCAGCGCAAGGCGGGGAATATTTTGGGCCGCAGGGTCGCTGGGAGATGCGAGGTCAATCCGGCCCAGCGTTCGTGCAGGATCATACCCGCGACGTCCAAGCCGCCCGACGGCTTTGGGATCTCTCCATTCAGGCCACTGGGATCGATCCGGGCCTGCCTGCCAGCTGA
- a CDS encoding RidA family protein, with protein sequence MSIEARIAELGITLPQAAAPVAAYVATVEANGLLHISGQISLSDGQLMTGRLGEDRDLDFGVKAARACGLNLVAQMKAALGSLDRVERIVKLGAFICSAPSFTDQPKVANGASELMVEIFGEAGKHTRSAVGVPVLPLGAAVEIDAVVLVRPAA encoded by the coding sequence ATGAGTATTGAAGCCCGCATCGCCGAACTCGGCATCACCCTTCCGCAAGCCGCCGCACCCGTCGCCGCCTATGTCGCGACGGTAGAGGCCAACGGCCTGCTGCATATCTCTGGCCAGATTTCGCTGTCCGACGGCCAGTTGATGACGGGCCGCCTTGGCGAAGATCGGGATCTGGACTTTGGCGTCAAGGCGGCACGTGCCTGCGGGCTCAATCTGGTCGCCCAGATGAAAGCCGCGCTCGGCAGTCTCGATCGGGTCGAGCGGATCGTTAAGCTGGGCGCCTTCATTTGCAGCGCGCCGAGCTTTACCGATCAGCCGAAGGTCGCCAACGGCGCGTCCGAATTGATGGTCGAGATTTTTGGAGAGGCAGGAAAGCACACGCGCAGCGCGGTCGGCGTCCCCGTACTGCCGCTTGGCGCAGCGGTCGAAATCGACGCGGTCGTCCTTGTCCGGCCCGCGGCCTGA
- the pgeF gene encoding peptidoglycan editing factor PgeF, which produces MVELLRAASLQEVPHGFAGRGGGVSTGVHAGLNVGLGSEDERDAILRNRDLARDALLPGATLVTARQVHSPDVVTVTGPIAEADRPAADAMVTDRPGLVLGILTADCVPILLADREAGVVGAAHAGWKGAMAGVTDRSVAAMEKLGARRDRIVAAIGPCIGRASYEVTLDFARSFEEQDGENSRFFTAGREGHCQFDIAAYVAARIAGAGVERIEMLDQDTYSQPERFFSYRRACHLGEPSYGRQISMIAVR; this is translated from the coding sequence ATGGTCGAACTGTTGCGTGCCGCCAGCCTGCAGGAGGTGCCGCATGGTTTCGCGGGGCGCGGGGGCGGGGTATCTACGGGGGTGCATGCGGGGTTGAACGTAGGGCTGGGGTCTGAGGACGAACGCGACGCCATTCTGCGCAATCGCGACCTTGCGCGGGACGCGCTGCTTCCCGGCGCGACCCTGGTGACCGCGCGGCAGGTTCATTCGCCCGATGTGGTCACGGTTACCGGCCCCATCGCCGAAGCAGATCGCCCTGCCGCCGACGCAATGGTTACAGACCGGCCGGGCCTGGTCCTTGGCATTTTGACGGCTGACTGCGTTCCGATCCTCCTCGCGGATCGCGAAGCGGGTGTAGTGGGCGCCGCGCATGCCGGTTGGAAAGGGGCGATGGCCGGCGTGACGGACCGATCGGTCGCCGCGATGGAGAAACTGGGCGCCCGCCGCGATCGGATCGTCGCCGCAATCGGGCCTTGTATCGGCCGCGCTTCTTATGAAGTGACGCTGGATTTCGCGCGCAGCTTTGAAGAACAGGATGGAGAGAACAGCCGCTTTTTCACGGCAGGGCGAGAAGGCCATTGCCAGTTCGACATCGCTGCCTATGTGGCGGCCCGTATCGCTGGTGCGGGCGTCGAGCGTATCGAAATGCTCGATCAGGACACCTATAGCCAGCCAGAGCGCTTCTTCAGTTATCGCCGCGCCTGCCATCTTGGCGAGCCGAGCTATGGACGACAGATTTCCATGATCGCCGTCCGCTGA
- a CDS encoding SEL1-like repeat protein — protein sequence MANSLKSAQFLMESRLSSTGWESAEACFDLGVAYSCGTGGKPVDLIEAHKWFNLAALRGSEEGQAMRAEIAEEMTAREIAEAQRQARAWIASTQLRAA from the coding sequence GTGGCGAACAGTTTGAAGAGCGCACAGTTTCTGATGGAAAGCCGCCTGTCGAGCACCGGCTGGGAGTCGGCGGAGGCCTGTTTCGACCTCGGCGTCGCTTATAGCTGCGGCACCGGTGGGAAGCCGGTTGATCTGATCGAAGCGCACAAATGGTTCAACCTTGCGGCCCTGCGCGGCAGCGAGGAAGGACAGGCGATGCGGGCTGAGATCGCCGAGGAGATGACCGCGCGCGAAATTGCCGAAGCCCAGCGCCAGGCCCGCGCGTGGATCGCATCGACCCAGTTGCGCGCCGCCTGA